A stretch of Lysobacter sp. K5869 DNA encodes these proteins:
- a CDS encoding LysR family transcriptional regulator ArgP, with protein MDLLHPQLAAFAAVLEEGSFEGAARRLSVTSSAVSQRIKALEDRLGQVLVVRQAPCRPTRAGERLLRRVRPMQALEAEALADFLVEDRASAATRPVAIAVNDDSLDTWFLAAMAQLHSQYGYLFDVRVDDQDHTLDLLRNGSVLGAVTAEANALQGCNVHPLGTMRYRAIASPEFAARHFAGGVDAQALAQAPMIVFNRKDELQWRFVRRITRARLTPPIHYVPTSSGFVEAAARGLGWCLAPEPLAGPYLRAGRIVLIDPQRHLDVPLYWQHAAVRSSVLQRIGQVLRETAAEALRT; from the coding sequence ATGGACCTCCTCCACCCGCAGTTGGCCGCGTTCGCGGCGGTGCTGGAAGAAGGCAGTTTCGAGGGCGCGGCGCGGCGGCTGTCGGTCACCTCTTCGGCGGTGTCGCAGCGGATCAAGGCGCTGGAGGACCGCCTCGGCCAAGTGCTGGTGGTGCGGCAAGCGCCGTGCCGGCCGACCCGCGCCGGCGAACGCCTGCTGCGCCGGGTCCGGCCGATGCAGGCGCTGGAAGCCGAGGCGCTGGCCGATTTCCTGGTCGAGGACCGCGCCAGCGCGGCTACGCGGCCCGTGGCGATCGCCGTCAACGACGATTCGCTGGATACGTGGTTCCTGGCGGCGATGGCGCAACTGCACAGCCAATACGGCTACCTGTTCGACGTGCGCGTCGACGATCAGGACCACACCCTGGACCTGCTGCGCAACGGCAGCGTGCTCGGCGCGGTCACCGCCGAGGCCAACGCCTTGCAGGGTTGCAACGTGCATCCGCTCGGGACGATGCGCTACCGCGCCATCGCTTCGCCCGAATTCGCCGCGCGCCATTTCGCCGGCGGCGTCGACGCGCAGGCCTTGGCGCAGGCGCCGATGATCGTGTTCAACCGCAAGGACGAGCTGCAGTGGCGCTTCGTCCGCCGCATCACCCGCGCGCGGCTGACGCCGCCGATCCATTACGTGCCGACCTCCAGCGGCTTCGTCGAGGCCGCCGCGCGCGGCCTGGGCTGGTGCCTCGCGCCGGAGCCGCTGGCCGGGCCGTATTTGCGCGCCGGCCGGATCGTGCTGATCGATCCTCAGCGCCATCTCGATGTGCCGTTGTACTGGCAACACGCGGCGGTGCGTTCGAGCGTGCTGCAACGCATCGGCCAAGTGCTGCGCGAAACCGCGGCCGAAGCCTTGCGGACCTGA
- a CDS encoding DUF3060 domain-containing protein, whose amino-acid sequence MKNRIASLSLLLSLGFSGLLHAAPLGAGATGQVEEADGMISIEGTNHERSFVGTGGELHIVGTNNRITVTGPLSLVSVDGAGNTVQVDSVKRVEIVGAQSHVYYKSAPTKTGRPASSVTGAGSGVSKR is encoded by the coding sequence ATGAAGAATCGAATCGCATCGCTGAGCTTGCTGTTGTCCCTGGGCTTCTCGGGCCTGCTGCACGCCGCGCCGCTGGGCGCCGGCGCGACCGGCCAGGTCGAGGAAGCCGACGGCATGATCTCGATCGAAGGCACCAACCACGAGCGCAGCTTCGTCGGCACCGGCGGCGAACTGCACATCGTCGGCACCAACAACCGCATCACCGTCACCGGCCCGCTGTCGCTGGTCTCGGTCGACGGCGCCGGCAACACCGTGCAGGTGGATTCGGTCAAGCGCGTGGAGATCGTCGGCGCGCAATCCCACGTCTACTACAAGTCGGCGCCGACCAAGACCGGCCGCCCCGCGAGCTCGGTGACGGGCGCCGGCAGCGGCGTGTCCAAGCGCTGA
- a CDS encoding RidA family protein, whose amino-acid sequence MSPRDAVFPAARHDLYRLHRYSPAIRSGGFLFVSGQVGSREDGSPEPDFAAQVRLAFDNLAAVLAAAGCSFDDIVDVTSFHTDPEHQFETIQQVRMEVMGEAPYPNWTAIGVNWLAGFDFEIKVVARLREHAAGAA is encoded by the coding sequence ATGTCCCCACGCGACGCCGTCTTCCCCGCCGCCCGGCACGATCTGTACCGCCTGCACCGTTATTCGCCCGCCATCCGCAGCGGCGGCTTCCTGTTCGTCTCCGGCCAGGTCGGCAGCCGCGAGGACGGCTCGCCGGAGCCGGACTTCGCCGCGCAGGTGCGGCTGGCCTTCGACAACCTCGCCGCCGTGCTTGCCGCGGCCGGCTGCAGCTTCGACGACATCGTCGACGTCACCAGCTTCCACACCGACCCGGAGCATCAGTTCGAGACGATCCAGCAGGTGCGGATGGAGGTCATGGGCGAAGCGCCGTATCCGAACTGGACCGCGATCGGCGTCAACTGGCTGGCCGGCTTCGACTTCGAGATCAAGGTCGTCGCGCGGCTGCGCGAGCACGCCGCGGGCGCAGCCTGA
- a CDS encoding multidrug efflux RND transporter permease subunit: MISRVFIERPIFAWVLAIVVMLGGAFAIRSLPISQYPNVAPPNVSIRANYPGASAETIENSVTQVIEQTLTGIDGMLYFSSTSTSRGQVTISVTFDTSVDPDIAQVQVQNQVQQAIPRLPQQVQQQGIVVRKANPDDLMLVAIYDENNTVTNRDIADYLTTNFQDPISRIAGIGDANVYGSPYAMRVWLDPSKLASFQLMPSDVVAAIRSQNAEVAAGQIGDQPQPATQMLNALVTAQTRLQTAEQFRQIVLKTQPNGASVRLQDVARVEIGSENYNSSSLLNGHPAAGMALQLAPGANALESAELVRAEVARLAANLPQGWKVAYLNDATDFIKLSISEVVKTLIEAIVLVVIVMFVFLQSWRATLIPAIAVPVVLLGTFGIIYAAGFSINTLTLFGLVLAIGLLVDDAIVVVENVERLMHENPNMTPRQATIASMREINVALIAIALVLSAVFLPMVMFGGSTGVIYRQFSLTIVSSMALSVLVALVLSPALTATLLKSPHALAAEGPGWIARRAPGLAALPSRLGHGFNRALESATGRYLSSVQSIFRHRWVALLSYALIAGALALLFLRLPTGFLPSEDQGRVNIQFRLPGGATLGRTSEVRDQVNDYLSKNESELISAAFIVAGGGGPTASQNSGQGFVSLVDWSQRENADGSADAMIGRVSKALTGLRDASVFVLAPPPIRGFGQTSGFTLELQNTSGMSRADFAAASDKLIAAAQRDPLLGSVRPTLLPDTPTLRVNSDAQLLSSLGLTQDSVNSTLSTAWGGTYVNDFIDRGRVKRVYVQGDAPFRNEPQSLYQWHVRGADGQMTPFSAFATLGWAQAPTALLRFNGVPATELQGTPAPGVSSGTAMARMEELARAIPGVSVAWSGLSFQERLSTGQAPLLYALALLLVFLCLAALYESWSIPIAVLLVVPLGLIGAVVAVTLRGLENDVYFQIGLITTMGLAAKNAILIVEFAEQAERRGKGTVEAALEAARLRLRPILMTSFAFIFGALPLALSTGGGANSRIEIGTAVVGGTLTATVLAVFYIPLFYLLVRKAAQKLGGLRHRGGEGPQAH; encoded by the coding sequence ATGATTTCCCGCGTTTTCATCGAGCGCCCGATCTTCGCCTGGGTGCTGGCCATCGTGGTCATGCTCGGCGGCGCCTTCGCCATCCGCAGCCTGCCGATCTCGCAGTATCCCAACGTCGCGCCGCCCAACGTCAGCATCCGCGCCAACTACCCCGGCGCCTCGGCCGAGACCATCGAGAACAGCGTCACCCAGGTGATCGAGCAGACCCTGACCGGCATCGACGGCATGCTGTACTTCAGCTCGACCTCGACCTCGCGCGGGCAGGTCACCATCTCGGTCACCTTCGACACCAGCGTCGATCCCGACATCGCCCAGGTGCAGGTGCAAAATCAGGTCCAGCAAGCGATTCCGCGCTTGCCGCAGCAGGTGCAGCAGCAGGGCATCGTGGTGCGCAAGGCGAATCCCGACGATCTGATGCTGGTGGCGATCTACGACGAGAACAACACCGTCACCAACCGCGATATCGCCGACTACCTCACCACCAATTTCCAGGATCCGATCTCGCGCATCGCCGGCATCGGCGACGCCAACGTCTACGGCAGCCCGTACGCGATGCGGGTGTGGCTGGATCCGAGCAAGCTGGCCTCGTTCCAACTGATGCCCAGCGACGTGGTCGCGGCGATCCGCAGCCAGAACGCCGAGGTCGCCGCCGGCCAGATCGGCGATCAGCCGCAGCCGGCCACGCAGATGCTCAACGCGCTGGTGACCGCGCAGACGCGCTTGCAGACCGCCGAGCAGTTCCGCCAGATCGTGCTCAAGACCCAGCCCAACGGCGCCTCGGTGCGCTTGCAGGACGTGGCGCGGGTGGAGATCGGCTCGGAGAACTACAACTCCTCCAGCCTGCTCAATGGCCATCCCGCCGCCGGCATGGCGCTGCAGTTGGCGCCCGGCGCGAACGCGCTGGAATCGGCCGAGCTGGTGCGCGCCGAAGTCGCGCGGCTGGCGGCGAACCTGCCGCAGGGCTGGAAGGTCGCCTACCTCAACGACGCCACCGACTTCATCAAACTGTCGATCAGCGAGGTGGTCAAGACGCTGATCGAGGCGATCGTCCTGGTGGTGATCGTGATGTTCGTGTTCCTGCAGAGCTGGCGCGCGACGCTGATCCCGGCGATCGCGGTGCCGGTGGTGCTGCTGGGCACCTTCGGCATCATTTACGCCGCCGGGTTCTCGATCAACACGCTCACGTTGTTCGGGTTGGTGCTGGCCATCGGCCTGCTCGTCGACGACGCCATCGTCGTGGTCGAGAACGTCGAGCGGCTGATGCACGAGAACCCGAACATGACGCCGCGTCAGGCCACCATCGCCTCGATGCGCGAAATCAACGTGGCGCTGATCGCCATCGCCTTGGTGCTGTCGGCGGTGTTCCTGCCGATGGTGATGTTCGGCGGCTCCACCGGCGTGATCTACCGCCAGTTCTCGCTGACCATCGTCTCCTCGATGGCGCTGTCGGTGCTGGTCGCGCTGGTGCTGAGCCCGGCGCTGACCGCGACCTTGCTCAAATCGCCGCATGCGCTGGCGGCCGAAGGCCCGGGTTGGATCGCGCGGCGCGCGCCGGGCTTGGCGGCGCTGCCCTCGCGCCTGGGCCACGGTTTCAATCGCGCGCTGGAATCCGCCACCGGCCGCTATCTGAGCAGCGTGCAGTCGATCTTCCGCCACCGCTGGGTCGCGCTGCTGAGCTATGCGCTGATCGCCGGCGCGCTGGCGCTGCTATTCCTGCGCTTGCCGACCGGCTTCCTGCCGTCGGAAGACCAGGGCCGGGTCAACATCCAGTTCCGTCTGCCCGGCGGCGCCACGCTCGGCCGCACCAGCGAGGTGCGCGATCAGGTCAACGACTACCTGAGCAAGAACGAATCCGAACTGATCAGCGCCGCCTTCATCGTCGCCGGCGGCGGCGGCCCGACCGCGTCGCAGAACTCGGGCCAGGGCTTCGTCAGTCTGGTCGACTGGTCGCAGCGCGAGAACGCCGACGGCAGCGCCGACGCGATGATCGGCCGCGTGTCCAAAGCGCTGACCGGCCTGCGCGACGCCAGCGTGTTCGTGCTGGCGCCGCCGCCGATCCGCGGCTTCGGCCAGACCAGCGGCTTCACCCTGGAACTGCAGAACACCAGCGGCATGTCGCGCGCGGACTTCGCCGCGGCCAGCGACAAGCTGATCGCCGCCGCCCAGCGCGATCCGCTGCTCGGTTCGGTGCGCCCCACGCTGTTGCCGGACACGCCGACGCTGCGGGTCAACAGCGACGCGCAACTGCTCTCCAGCCTCGGCCTGACCCAGGACTCGGTGAATTCGACCCTGTCCACCGCCTGGGGCGGCACCTACGTCAACGACTTCATCGACCGCGGCCGGGTCAAGCGCGTGTACGTGCAGGGCGATGCGCCGTTCCGCAACGAACCGCAGAGCCTGTATCAATGGCATGTGCGCGGCGCCGACGGACAGATGACGCCGTTCTCGGCCTTCGCCACGCTCGGCTGGGCGCAGGCGCCGACCGCGCTGCTGCGTTTCAACGGCGTGCCGGCGACCGAGTTGCAGGGCACGCCCGCGCCCGGCGTCAGCAGCGGCACGGCGATGGCGCGCATGGAAGAGCTGGCGCGCGCGATTCCCGGGGTGAGCGTGGCGTGGTCGGGCCTGTCGTTCCAGGAACGTCTCTCCACCGGTCAAGCGCCGCTGCTGTACGCGCTGGCGCTGCTGCTGGTGTTCCTGTGTCTGGCCGCGTTGTACGAGAGCTGGTCGATTCCGATCGCGGTGTTGCTGGTGGTGCCGCTGGGCCTGATCGGTGCGGTGGTCGCGGTGACGCTGCGCGGGCTGGAGAACGACGTGTACTTCCAGATCGGCCTGATCACCACCATGGGCCTCGCGGCGAAGAACGCGATCTTGATCGTCGAATTCGCCGAACAGGCCGAGCGCCGCGGCAAAGGCACGGTCGAGGCCGCGCTGGAAGCCGCGCGCCTGCGCCTGCGACCGATCCTGATGACCAGCTTCGCCTTCATCTTCGGCGCGCTGCCGCTGGCGCTGTCGACCGGCGGCGGCGCCAACAGCCGCATCGAGATCGGCACCGCGGTGGTCGGCGGCACGCTCACCGCAACGGTGCTGGCGGTGTTCTACATCCCGCTGTTCTATCTGCTGGTGCGCAAAGCGGCGCAGAAGCTCGGCGGCTTGCGCCATCGCGGCGGCGAGGGGCCGCAGGCGCACTGA
- a CDS encoding VOC family protein has product MNLSIHSSFLPQTDPEASLAFYRDALGFEVRKDVGYQGLRWITVGPVGQPQTSIVLYPPQATPGLTEQEKRAIAEMMAKGSFAMLNLSTPDLDGAFAKLQAGDVEIVQEPVDQPYGVRDCAVRDPAGNMIRIQAV; this is encoded by the coding sequence ATGAACCTCAGCATCCATTCCAGCTTCCTCCCCCAGACCGACCCGGAGGCCTCGCTGGCCTTCTACCGCGACGCGCTCGGCTTCGAGGTGCGCAAGGACGTCGGCTACCAGGGCCTGCGCTGGATCACCGTCGGCCCGGTCGGCCAGCCCCAGACCTCGATCGTGCTGTACCCGCCGCAGGCCACGCCCGGCCTCACCGAGCAGGAAAAGCGCGCGATCGCCGAGATGATGGCCAAGGGCAGCTTCGCCATGCTCAACCTGTCCACGCCCGACCTCGACGGCGCGTTCGCCAAGCTGCAGGCCGGCGATGTCGAGATCGTGCAGGAGCCGGTCGACCAGCCCTACGGCGTGCGCGACTGCGCGGTGCGCGATCCGGCCGGCAATATGATCCGCATTCAAGCGGTCTGA
- a CDS encoding LysR family transcriptional regulator: MQERSGGELQQIEAFAAVAEHGGFAAAARALGRDASVVSRRIDALEARLGVRLLSRTTRRVALTEVGRIYLQRVQAILGELSAADVEAAEAAAAPQGLLRLALPAAFAQRWIAPWLSQFLADYPKLRLELSHTDRFVDLIADGFDAAVRIGELADSRLVARRLAGFETLLCAAPAYLQRRGHPQRPDDLQRHACLGMPKARFWPEWKLVGGRQRSVQRIDAAIVSDDGEGLLAACIGGAGIVPAPEWLIGRELAQGTLVRVLPQWRMDYDGAIHVVLPPGRLVPAKTRAFVDRLAREFDPQPPWLREVTARPRSRGR; the protein is encoded by the coding sequence ATGCAGGAACGATCCGGCGGAGAACTGCAGCAGATCGAAGCCTTCGCCGCCGTGGCCGAACACGGCGGCTTCGCCGCGGCGGCGCGCGCGCTGGGGCGCGACGCGTCGGTGGTGTCGCGGCGCATCGACGCGCTGGAAGCGCGGCTCGGCGTGCGCTTGTTGTCGCGCACCACCCGGCGCGTGGCGCTGACCGAGGTGGGCCGCATCTACCTGCAACGGGTGCAAGCGATCCTCGGCGAACTGTCCGCGGCCGACGTCGAAGCCGCCGAAGCCGCGGCCGCGCCGCAAGGGCTGTTGCGCCTCGCGTTGCCGGCCGCGTTCGCGCAGCGCTGGATCGCGCCGTGGTTGTCGCAGTTTCTCGCCGACTATCCCAAGCTGCGCCTGGAGTTGTCGCACACCGACCGCTTCGTCGATCTGATCGCCGACGGCTTCGACGCGGCGGTGCGCATCGGCGAGCTCGCCGACAGCCGTTTGGTCGCGCGCCGCTTGGCCGGATTCGAAACCCTGCTGTGCGCGGCGCCGGCCTATCTGCAACGCCGCGGCCATCCGCAGCGTCCGGACGACCTGCAACGCCACGCTTGCCTGGGCATGCCGAAGGCGCGGTTCTGGCCGGAGTGGAAACTCGTCGGCGGCCGCCAGCGCAGCGTGCAGCGCATCGACGCGGCGATCGTGTCCGACGACGGCGAAGGCCTGTTGGCGGCGTGCATCGGCGGCGCCGGCATCGTGCCCGCGCCGGAATGGCTGATCGGTCGAGAGCTCGCGCAAGGGACGCTGGTGCGCGTGCTGCCGCAATGGCGCATGGATTACGACGGCGCGATCCACGTCGTGCTGCCGCCGGGACGATTGGTGCCGGCGAAGACGCGCGCGTTCGTGGATCGGTTGGCGCGCGAGTTCGATCCGCAGCCGCCCTGGTTGCGCGAGGTTACGGCTCGGCCGCGTTCGCGCGGACGGTGA
- the chrA gene encoding chromate efflux transporter — protein sequence MSATAPSSPPGTAREVFAAFARLGLTGFGGPIAHLAYFREEFVRRRGWLDDARYAQLLSLCQFLPGPASSQMGLAIGLLRAGWRGALAAFVAFTLPSALAMFAFAALAPRLNQGLGAAAVHGLKLVAVVVVAHGLLGMARRLTPDWPRAALALAAAALVSLSGSAWAQLLAIAAGGVLGRWLCRSARTETASGFALPYGRRAALAFAAAFALGLALALLWPQSASATPTALAAAFYRAGALVFGGGHVVLPLLQQAVVDSGWIGADRFLAGYGAAQAMPGPMFSLAAFLGAETPLAAPAAVGAAIALAALFLPGFLILLAALPAWKTLAGRPAAASAMAGVNAAVVGLLAAALWSICGAGVRGWSDTAIVAVGFALLAVARLSALWIVLWCLLAAVAASLLG from the coding sequence GTGTCCGCTACCGCTCCTTCCTCGCCGCCGGGCACCGCGCGCGAAGTGTTCGCCGCGTTCGCGCGCCTGGGGCTGACCGGCTTCGGCGGGCCGATCGCGCATCTGGCCTATTTCCGCGAGGAATTCGTGCGCCGGCGCGGCTGGCTCGACGACGCGCGCTATGCGCAGTTGCTGTCGCTGTGTCAGTTCCTGCCGGGTCCGGCCAGCAGCCAGATGGGATTGGCCATCGGCTTGTTGCGCGCGGGCTGGCGCGGCGCGCTGGCGGCGTTCGTCGCTTTCACCTTGCCCTCGGCGCTGGCGATGTTCGCCTTCGCCGCGCTGGCGCCGCGCTTGAACCAAGGCCTGGGCGCCGCCGCCGTGCACGGACTGAAGCTGGTCGCGGTGGTCGTGGTCGCGCACGGCTTGCTCGGTATGGCGCGGCGATTGACGCCGGATTGGCCGCGCGCCGCACTCGCCCTCGCCGCGGCGGCGCTGGTGTCGCTCAGCGGCAGCGCGTGGGCGCAGTTGCTCGCCATCGCCGCGGGCGGCGTGCTCGGACGCTGGTTATGCCGATCGGCGCGAACCGAAACCGCCTCCGGCTTCGCCCTGCCCTATGGCCGCCGCGCCGCCCTCGCCTTCGCCGCCGCGTTCGCGCTGGGTTTGGCGCTGGCCTTGCTGTGGCCGCAATCGGCGAGCGCGACGCCGACCGCGCTCGCCGCCGCGTTCTATCGCGCCGGCGCGCTGGTGTTCGGCGGCGGCCATGTGGTGCTGCCGCTGCTGCAGCAAGCGGTGGTCGACAGCGGCTGGATCGGCGCCGACCGTTTCCTCGCCGGCTACGGCGCGGCGCAGGCGATGCCCGGGCCGATGTTCTCGCTGGCGGCGTTTCTCGGCGCCGAAACGCCGCTGGCGGCGCCCGCGGCGGTGGGCGCGGCGATCGCGCTGGCGGCGCTGTTTCTGCCCGGTTTCTTGATCCTGCTGGCCGCGCTGCCGGCGTGGAAGACGCTGGCCGGCCGTCCCGCCGCGGCCAGCGCGATGGCCGGCGTCAACGCCGCGGTCGTCGGGCTGCTGGCGGCGGCGCTGTGGTCGATCTGCGGCGCCGGCGTGCGCGGCTGGTCGGATACCGCCATCGTCGCGGTCGGCTTCGCGCTGCTGGCCGTCGCGCGCTTGTCGGCGCTGTGGATCGTGTTGTGGTGCCTCCTCGCCGCGGTCGCGGCCAGTCTGCTCGGCTGA
- a CDS encoding class I SAM-dependent methyltransferase, with the protein MNPADAFSDPQAVARYAERTARIVPGLRDLHTMAGLLLAERAPTDARVLVLGAGGGLELAAFARAQPGWRFDGVDPSAEMLRLAAATLGPLAPRARLHEGYIDTAPDGPFDAAACLLTLHFLPEAERLATLRQLHRRLQPGAPLVVAHHSFPADGAARWLARYAAYAAAGGAPAEQAESSIAAIRERLPVLAPERDAALLREAGFDGVESFYAAFTFKGWVGYKA; encoded by the coding sequence ATGAACCCCGCCGACGCTTTCTCCGACCCGCAAGCCGTCGCGCGTTACGCCGAGCGCACCGCGCGCATCGTCCCCGGCTTGCGCGACCTGCACACGATGGCCGGCCTGCTGCTGGCCGAACGCGCGCCCACTGATGCGCGCGTGCTGGTGCTCGGCGCCGGCGGCGGGCTCGAACTCGCCGCGTTCGCGCGCGCGCAACCGGGCTGGCGCTTCGACGGCGTCGACCCGTCGGCGGAAATGCTGCGTTTGGCGGCGGCGACGCTCGGCCCGCTGGCGCCGCGCGCGCGCCTGCACGAGGGCTACATCGACACCGCGCCCGACGGCCCGTTCGATGCGGCCGCCTGCCTGCTCACCCTGCATTTTCTGCCCGAAGCCGAACGCCTCGCGACCTTGCGCCAACTGCATCGCCGGCTCCAACCCGGCGCGCCGCTGGTCGTCGCCCATCACAGCTTCCCCGCCGACGGCGCCGCGCGCTGGCTCGCGCGCTACGCCGCGTACGCGGCCGCTGGCGGCGCGCCCGCGGAACAGGCAGAAAGCTCGATCGCCGCGATCCGGGAGCGCTTGCCGGTGCTCGCGCCCGAACGCGATGCGGCGCTGCTGCGCGAAGCGGGGTTCGACGGAGTCGAGTCGTTCTATGCGGCGTTCACCTTCAAAGGTTGGGTGGGCTACAAGGCCTGA
- a CDS encoding PaaI family thioesterase, producing the protein MQPDNTFWAMVDGRLPLPAAATTLGWCFHAHNPADRSVSVSFEVGDALTNPLGQVHGGMLAAMLDDCMGPAIYAELPPDRIAVTVESKTVFVQAARPGRIFGYGRIEHWRGQLCFAAGRLTDEQGRVLATATATYRIGHLRWRGWRVPGPLVKHLLRRQLRKRAAAKALAAK; encoded by the coding sequence ATGCAGCCCGACAACACGTTCTGGGCGATGGTCGACGGACGCCTGCCGCTGCCCGCCGCCGCGACCACGCTGGGCTGGTGCTTCCACGCCCACAATCCCGCCGACCGCAGCGTCAGCGTGAGTTTCGAGGTCGGCGACGCGCTGACCAACCCGCTCGGCCAAGTACACGGCGGCATGCTGGCGGCGATGCTCGACGACTGCATGGGCCCGGCGATCTACGCCGAGCTGCCGCCCGACCGCATCGCGGTGACGGTCGAATCCAAGACCGTGTTCGTCCAGGCCGCGCGGCCGGGGCGCATCTTCGGCTACGGCCGCATCGAACATTGGCGCGGGCAGCTGTGCTTCGCCGCCGGCCGCCTCACCGACGAACAAGGCCGGGTGCTGGCGACCGCGACGGCGACCTACCGCATCGGCCATCTGCGCTGGCGCGGCTGGCGGGTGCCGGGGCCGCTGGTCAAACACTTGCTGCGCCGGCAACTGCGCAAGCGCGCAGCGGCCAAGGCGTTGGCTGCGAAGTGA
- a CDS encoding efflux RND transporter periplasmic adaptor subunit, whose protein sequence is MTISPFAATAAARAGHPLSRLALLAAACLALSACGGGKDKKAGDGKDRAVEVGYVVMQPTTVALTNEFNGRAVAFQSSEVRPQVGGLVQRQFFQEGSLVRAGQPLYQIDPSLYRASVEQAEADLKNARAALTAADLLAQRNKSLVATQMISRQDYDNAFAAAGQARANVAQREAALSTARINQRFTTVPAPIDGRIGRSLVTVGALVTPDQAAPLATIQRLDPIYVDVQQSAQQLLALREQLSSGSVQASETSARIVLPNGNLYPQPGTLQFSEVLVDESTGTVTLRIRVPNPDGLLLPGMFLRARLAQATQAQAYRLPQQALVRGPTGDAFVWVVGADNKAVQRPIGADRVDGSDWIVSTGLNPGDKVVTQGIGSLRRDSVVRAVPASTPQKLQAPDAASAARPAKQG, encoded by the coding sequence ATGACTATCAGCCCGTTCGCCGCCACCGCCGCCGCCCGTGCCGGACACCCGCTCAGCCGCCTCGCGCTGCTCGCCGCCGCCTGCCTCGCCCTGTCCGCCTGCGGCGGGGGCAAGGACAAGAAGGCCGGCGACGGCAAGGACCGCGCGGTCGAAGTCGGCTATGTGGTGATGCAGCCGACCACGGTCGCGCTGACCAACGAATTCAACGGCCGCGCCGTGGCCTTCCAGAGCTCGGAAGTGCGGCCGCAGGTCGGCGGGCTGGTGCAGCGCCAGTTCTTCCAGGAAGGCAGCCTGGTGCGCGCCGGCCAGCCGCTCTATCAGATCGATCCGAGCCTGTACCGCGCCTCGGTCGAGCAGGCCGAGGCCGACCTCAAGAACGCGCGCGCCGCGCTCACCGCCGCCGACCTGCTGGCCCAGCGCAACAAGTCGCTGGTGGCCACGCAGATGATCAGCCGCCAGGATTACGACAACGCCTTCGCCGCCGCAGGGCAAGCGCGCGCGAACGTCGCCCAGCGCGAGGCCGCGCTGTCCACCGCGCGCATCAACCAGCGCTTCACCACGGTGCCGGCGCCGATCGACGGCCGCATCGGCCGCTCGCTGGTCACCGTCGGCGCGCTGGTCACGCCCGATCAGGCCGCGCCGCTGGCGACGATCCAACGCCTGGATCCGATCTATGTCGACGTACAGCAATCCGCGCAGCAGTTGCTGGCGCTGCGCGAGCAGCTGTCGTCCGGCAGCGTGCAGGCCAGCGAGACCAGCGCGCGCATCGTGCTGCCCAACGGCAATCTGTATCCGCAGCCGGGCACGCTGCAGTTCTCCGAAGTGCTGGTGGACGAATCCACCGGCACCGTCACCCTGCGCATCCGCGTGCCCAACCCGGACGGTTTGCTGCTGCCGGGCATGTTCCTGCGCGCGCGGCTGGCGCAAGCCACGCAGGCGCAGGCCTATCGCCTGCCGCAGCAGGCGCTGGTGCGCGGACCGACCGGCGACGCCTTCGTCTGGGTGGTGGGCGCCGACAACAAAGCCGTGCAGCGGCCCATCGGCGCCGACCGCGTCGACGGCAGCGACTGGATCGTCAGCACCGGCCTCAATCCCGGCGACAAGGTCGTCACCCAAGGCATCGGCTCGCTGCGCCGCGACTCCGTTGTGCGCGCGGTGCCGGCCTCGACGCCGCAGAAACTGCAAGCGCCCGACGCCGCTTCGGCGGCGCGTCCGGCGAAGCAAGGCTGA
- a CDS encoding LysE/ArgO family amino acid transporter, which produces MFSAAALAGFLASAGLIIAIGAQNAFVLRQGLVRRHIGPVVAICALSDIVLILAGVAGIGALVQAWPGLLQVLRFGGAAFLGVYGFLAARRAWLGTGALDAGNAKQQTLRTAVLTCLAFTFLNPHVYLDTMILLGSLSTRYAGELRWAFAIGACAASIVWFVSLGFGARLLEPVFRNPRAWRVLDGGIALFMWVLCLMLLLQPLS; this is translated from the coding sequence ATGTTTTCCGCCGCCGCCCTCGCCGGCTTTCTCGCCAGCGCCGGCCTCATCATCGCCATCGGCGCACAGAACGCCTTCGTCCTGCGCCAGGGGCTGGTCCGCCGCCACATCGGCCCGGTGGTGGCGATCTGCGCGCTCAGCGACATCGTCCTGATCCTGGCCGGCGTGGCCGGCATCGGCGCGCTGGTGCAGGCCTGGCCCGGCCTGCTGCAGGTGCTGCGCTTCGGCGGCGCCGCGTTCCTGGGCGTCTACGGTTTCCTGGCCGCGCGCCGCGCCTGGCTGGGCACCGGCGCGCTCGACGCCGGCAATGCCAAGCAGCAGACCCTGCGCACCGCGGTGCTGACCTGTCTGGCCTTCACCTTTCTCAACCCGCACGTCTATCTCGACACCATGATCCTGCTCGGCAGCCTGTCCACGCGCTATGCCGGCGAACTGCGCTGGGCCTTCGCGATCGGCGCCTGCGCGGCCAGCATCGTCTGGTTCGTCTCGCTGGGCTTCGGCGCGCGCTTGCTGGAACCGGTGTTCCGCAACCCGCGCGCGTGGCGGGTGCTCGACGGCGGCATCGCGTTGTTCATGTGGGTGCTGTGCTTGATGCTGTTGCTGCAGCCGTTGAGCTGA